The following is a genomic window from Nocardioides thalensis.
GGGCGGCCTGTTCGAGGGCAGCGAGGTGACCTACCGCGGCGTGAAGATCGGCCGGGTGTCGCGGATGACCCCGACCGAGGAGGGCGTCGAGGTCGGCATCTCCCTCGAGGAGGACACCAAGCTCCCCGTCGACTCCGAGATCTTCGTGCACAACCTGTCGGCGGTCGGGGAGCAGTACCTCGACTTCCAGCCGGCGTCGGACTCGGCGCCGTACGCCGAGGACGGCACGACCTTCGTCGGCACGGCCGACTCGCTCCCGGTCGACGAGGGTGACCTCCTCGTCGACATCGACCGGTTCGTCAACTCCGTCGACCACGAGAACCTGCGGGTCGCGGTCGAGGAGCTGGGCCTGCTGTTCGGCGACACCGGCCGCGACCTCCAGCGCCTGCTCGACAACGGCTCGGAGTTCATCGCCGAGGCGTCGGAGCACACCGACGAGACGATCGCGCTCCTGGAGAACGGGCTGACGGTGCTGCGCACCCAGCGCGACGAGAAGGAGAACGTGCGCGCGTTCGCCCGCGACCTCGCCGTGGTCACCTCGATGCTGCGCGGCAGCGACAAGAACCTGCGCAAGGTGCTCCGGGACACGCCAGGAGCCGCGACCGAGATCCGGGCCCTGCTCGAGGACCTCGAGCCCACGCTGCCCATCCTGCTGAGCGACCTCACGGGGATGGGGCAGATCGTGAGCACCTACCTGCCGGGCGTGGAGCACCTGCTGATCCTGTTCCCGACGTTCATGGCGGGCGGCCCCACCGGCAGCACCCGCGACGGCTGGGGACACATCAACGTGCAGATGGACTACTCCGTGCCGCCGTGCACCGACGGCTACAAGCCGCACGAGCAGTGGAACAACCCGCACGACACCCGCGACCACGAGCTCTACCCGGCCAAGTGCAACTCGCCGATGCCGTTCAACCCGCGCGGCTCGAAGTACGCGCCCGGCCTGCACCTCGACCCGACCGCGTCGCCCGGCCGCGTCTACAGTGGCACCTACGACGCGACGACCGGCCGCGTGCACGGCGCGGTCGACGCGAACGGCAACCCGGTGGAGGTCCGGGCGCCGGCCGACCTGTCCGTCCTGGGAGGGGATGCGTGGAAGTGGATGCTGGTGGGTCCGGTGGCGGGCCCGTGAGGGCGCGGGTCCGGCTCAACATCGCGCTCTACGTCCTGGTGATCCTCTCGACCGTCGCGGTGTGCTTCCTGTTCCGCTCGGTGATGTGGAACGCCCACGCCGACAAGGGTGGCGACACGTCGGGCAACTGGTTCTCCCGGTCGGTCGCGGTGGTGCTCGACCAGCAGTCCGACGGCGCGACCAGCCTGATCGGCACCGACGTCGGACCGGGCCTGGTCCAGGCGGTGAAGCCCGCCGACGACGAGGACCAGGCGCGCTGGGCGGCGATCCTCGATGCGGCGAGCGGCATGGCCACGACGTTCCTCAACATCGACTACCGCGACCTGGACGCCACGCGTCAGGCGGTCCTGGAGCGCGCGACCGGTGCGTTCCAGACCCAGTACGAGAAGTCGTTCAAGGCGATCACGAAGTTGACGGAGCGGATGGAGTCGGTGCAGTCCGGCGAGGTGGTGTGGGCCGGGATCTCGTCCGCCGACGACGACTCCGCGACCGTGTTTCTCGCCACCAACACGAAGGTGGTCAACGTCAACACGCCGCAGCCGCAGGCGAAGCCCTACCGCATGCAGATCGAGCTGGAGCTGCAGGACGGGGACTGGCTGACCCGCGACCTGCGGTTCATCGACGCCGAGGCGCCCGACCTGGCCGCGCCCAAGGACGAGGAGCGAGGCCGATGAGCCCGTCCACGCCCCGTCGACCGGCCAGCTCCCGCGGCGCGGTCAACCGGCCGCGCAAGATCGCCGGGCAGTCGGCCGTCACGCCGACCGACGACACGCCGGTGCCCGAGCCGAAGGCGGCCACCACCACGGCGACGACCGCGCCGCCCACGGCCGACGACGTCGAGGTCGCCCCGTCGTCGCGCGACGACGCCCCGCGGCCGGACAAGGAGACCGCTCCGGTGCTCGCCAGCCCGGCTGCGACCCGGATGCTGGTCCGGATCCTCGCCGTGCTCGCGGTCGTCCTGCTCCTCCAGGCCGTCTGGTGGGTGCGCCACACCTGGTTCGTCGACGAGCCCGCAGAGCCGTCGGAGGCCAGCGGCGCCATCGCGGTCCCGGCCGACCGGCCGGTGGTCGAGAACGAGCTCGCCTGGAAGGAGGGGGTCGCCGTCGCCGGGGAGGCCGTGCAGACGATGATGACCCGCTCCTACGAGACCTACGACGCCGACGTCGACAAGGCGGCGGAGTTCCTCACCGCCGACTTCGCCGAGGAGTTCCGCAGCACGACCGACGACGTCAAGCAGGAGTTCGTCGGCAAGGAGGCGGTGATGAGCGTCGACCTCCGCGCCCAGGCCGTCGTGCGGGCCAACGACGCCGAGCTCCAGGCGCTGGTGATGTTCGACCAGACCACGGTGACCACCGCCGGGCCGGAGCCGAAGACGGTCACCTCCGAGTTCCGCGCACTGGTGACGCTGGTGCACACCGACCAGGGTTGGTTCGTCGACCGGATCGACGCGAGCTAGGACGAGTATCGAGGAGCGGGTCATGCCCCACGGCGAACTAGAACACGTTACAGTTCGGGTCGTGGAGTGCGACCTGGTCATCGTGGGAGCCGGCCCGACGGGCCTGTTCGCCACCTACTACGCAGGCTTCCGCGGCCTGCGGGTGGTCGTGGTCGACTCGCTGCCCGAGCTCGGCGGGCAGATCACGGCGATGTATCCCGAGAAGCCGATCCTCGACGTCGCCGGCTTCCCGTCCGTCAAGGGACGCGAGCTGGTCGCCGGGCTCGTAGCCCAGGCCGAGAGCGCCGGCGCGACGTACCTCCTCGACCGGACCGCCACCGGTCTCGACCACCGTGCCGGCCCGGACGGCGGAGTCACGCTGACGCTCGACGACGGGACCACGGTCGAGGCGAAGGCGATGATCGTCACCGCCGGCATCGGCAAGTTCAGCCCCCGCCCGCTCCCGGCCGGCGAGGGGTGGCTGGGCCGGGGCCTGGAGTTCTTCGTCCCGAGCTTCGAGCCGTACGCCGACCGCGACGTCGTCATCGTCGGCGGCGGCGACAGCGCGTTCGACTGGGCGCAGAACCTGGAGCCGATCGCGCGGTCGGTGACGCTGGTGCACCGACGCGACGCGTTCCGGGCGCATGCGCGCACCGTCGAGCAGGTGAAGGCGTCGTCGGTCGAGATCCTGACCAAGGCGGAGGTGACGGCACTGATCGGCGACCCCGACCTGGAGAAGGTCGAGGTCACGGTCGATGGGGAGCCGAGCCTCCGGCCGGCCCAGGCCGTCATCGCGGCGCTCGGCTTCGTCGCCGACCTCGGCCCGCTGCAGGAGTGGGGGATCGAGACCCACAAGCGCCACCTGGTGGTCGACTCGTCCATGCGCACCAACCTCGAGCGGGTGTTCGCCGCCGGCGACATCACCGACTACGACGGCAAGGTGCGGCTGATCGCCGTCGGCTTCGGCGAGGCCGCGACGGCCGTCAACAACGCCGCCGTCGTCATCGACCCCACGGCCCACGTGTTCCCGGGTCACTCCTCGGAAGGTGCGTGAGCATGGCCGGCAACCGCGACGCGGTGAAGCTGAACGACGACGAGGTCGCCGCGATGCTCGCGGAGAACCTCAAGGTGCAGGTGGCGAGCAACGGCCCCGACGGCGTACCGCACCTGACGACGCTGTTCTACATCGTCCGTGACGGGAAGATCGCGTTCTGGACCTACGGCCGCAGCCAGAAGATCCGCAACCTCGAGCGCGACCCGCGGGTCACCGCGCTCGTCGAGGACGGCGTCGACTACTTCGAGCTGCGCGGGATCTCGATCCAGGGCCGGGCCGAGATCGTCCGTGACTACGACGGCATCTTCTCGATCGGCAGCGAGGTCGCCACCCGGATGCTCGGCGCGGAGTCGTTCGAGGCGCTGGGGGACTTCGGCCGCGAGACCGTCGAGAAGCAGGCGACCAAGCGGGTGGCTGTGGTCATCCACCCCGAGAAGGTCGCGACCTGGGACCACCGGAAGCTCGTCTAGGAGGCAATCATGACTACGAGGATCAAGGTCGACTTCGACCTGTGCGAGTCCAACGCGATGTGCGAGGCGCTGGCCCCCGACGTGTTCGAGCTGGACGACGACGACTTCCTCCAGCTCAACACCGACGAGGTGACCGACGAGAACAGGCAGCGCGTCGAGCAGGCGGCTGCCGCCTGCCCGCGCGCGGCCATCAGCCTGGTGGAGGACAACGAGTGAGCGAGCAGACCAGCCTCGACGGCAAGGTCGCGATCGTCACCGGCGCCGGGGCCGGCCTCGGTCGCGCCGAGGCCCTCGCGCTGGCCGACGCCGGCGCGAAGGTGGTCGTCAACGACCTGCCCGGTGCCGGCGACGACGCGGTCGAGGAGATCCGCTCCCGCGGCGGCGAGGCCACCGTCGTCGCCGGCGACGTCAGCGAGCGGGCCACCGCCGACGCGATGATGACCGCGGCCGTCGAGGGCTTCGGACGGCTCGACATCGTCGTCAACAACGCGGGCATGACCCGCGACCGGATGCTCTTCAACATGTCCGACGAGGAGTGGGACGCGGTCATCGCGGTCCACCTTCGCGGTCACTTCCTCCTCTCGCGCAACGCGGCGTCGTACTGGCGCACGAGGTCGAAGGAGACCGGCGCGCCCGTCGACGCGAGCGTCATCAACACCGCGTCCGAGGCGTTCCTCGGCGGCAGCCCCGGTCAGCCCAACTACGCCGCGGCCAAGGCGGGCATCGCGGCGCTCACGCTCTCGACCGCGCGCGGCCTCGGTCGGGTCGGCGTGCGCGCCAACGCGATCTGCCCGCGCGCCCGCACGGCGATGACCGCCGAGGTCTTCGGCGAGGACACGTCCGGCCGAGCGGTCGACCCGTACTCGCCGGAGCACGTCGCCCCGCTGGTGGCCTACCTCGCCTCGCCCGCGGCGGCGCGGGTGACCGGCCAGGTGTTCGTCGTCTACGGCGGGATGGTCGCCGTGGTCGCCGCGCCGGTCGTCGAGCAGCGGTTCGACGCCTCCGGCGACGTGTGGACCGCCGACGACCTCGACAAGCAGCTCGGCGGGTTCTTCGCCGACCGCGACCCCGCCGTCGGCTTCGCCGCCGACTCGATCATGCAGCTGAAGGTCTGAAGGAGAAGCCATGGGCCGTCTCGACAACAAAGTCGCCATCGTCACCGGTGGCGCACAGGGACAGGGCGCCGAGATCGTGCGCCGCTTCGTCGCGGAGGGCGCGAAGGTCGTCGTCGCCGACGTCGCGAAGGAGCCCGGACAGGCCCTCGCCGACGAGCTGGGTGAGGCCGCGCACTTCGCGGCGCACGACGTCAGCGACGCCGCGTCGTGGGCGACGCTCGTCGACGACGCCAACGAGCGCTTCGGGCCGGTCAACGTGCTCGCCAACAACGCGGGCATCCTGCGCTTCGGCGACATCGAGCGGATGCCGGGCGACGAGGTCGAGCTGCTGTGGCGGGTCAACCAGCTCGGCACGTTCCTCGGCATGCAGGCCGTCACCCGCACGATGCGCAAGAACGGCGGCGGCTCGATCATCAACGCCTCGTCGATCGAGGGCCTGGCGGGCATGCCGTCGTGCACGGCGTACGCCGCCACCAAGTGGGCGATCCGCGGCATGACCAAGTGCGCCGCGATGGAGCTCGGACCGAAGGGGATCCGGGTCAACTCGGTCCACCCCGGCATGATCGACACCCCGATGACGCGCGTCCACGGTGGCGACGCCGCGATGGAGTTCGGCGCCTCGAAGGTGCCGCTCGGCCGGGTGGGCTACCCCGAGGACGTCGCCCCGCTCTACGTGTTCCTCGCCTCCGACGAGTCTGCGTACATCAACGGCGCCGAGATCTCGGTCGACGGCGGCGTCACCAGCACCCACGCGTTCGGGGCCTAGCGGAGGACCGTCGCCATGAAGCCGACGCTGTCGATGGTGCCGACCGGGTGGTTCCAGGTCGCGTGGTCGAGCGAGGTCCCGGTGGGCGCGGTCCACCGGATGTCCTACTTCGGCCGCGACCTGGTCGCCTGGCGCACCGAGTCGGGTGCGGTGACGGTCATGGACGCCTATTGCGAGCACCTCGGCGCGCACCTCGGCTACGGCGGCACGGTGGTCGGCGAGGTGATCCAGTGCCCGTTCCACGGCTGGCAGTGGAGCACCGCCGGCAGGAACGTGTGCGTCCCCTACGAGGACCGGCCCAACATCGGCAAGAAGATCCGGACGTTCCCCACGGTCGAGCGCAACGAGGCCGTCTACATCTGGCACGACGTCGAGCGGCGGGCGCCGTACTTCGACGTGCCCGACGTCTTCACGTCGTGGGACGACGAGGTCAGCGCCGACGACTACCACCCGGCGTACCCCGGCTCTCACCTGTTCGAGCAGGGCCTCGAGCTGCACCCGCAGTACGTGATGGAGAACGGCGTCGACTTCGCCCACTTCAAGTACGTCCACAAGGTGCCGATCGTGCCTGTCTTCACCCGCCACGACTTCGACGAGCCGGTGTCCTACGTCGACTTCACGATCACGTTCGACGACTCGGTCGGCAGCATCGACGACGTCAACAGCGGGGTGCACGCGATCAACGCCGGCATCGGACTCGCGGTGACCAAGAGCTGGGGGATGATCGACAACCGCACCTGCCTGGCGGTCACCCCGGTCGACGACGCCACCTGCGACGTCCGGTTCTCCGTCTGGACCCGCCGCCGCACGGACCTCGACGAGGACCGGTCCCTCGAGCTCGCCCGCAAGGAGGCGCGCGGCG
Proteins encoded in this region:
- a CDS encoding NAD(P)/FAD-dependent oxidoreductase, with product MECDLVIVGAGPTGLFATYYAGFRGLRVVVVDSLPELGGQITAMYPEKPILDVAGFPSVKGRELVAGLVAQAESAGATYLLDRTATGLDHRAGPDGGVTLTLDDGTTVEAKAMIVTAGIGKFSPRPLPAGEGWLGRGLEFFVPSFEPYADRDVVIVGGGDSAFDWAQNLEPIARSVTLVHRRDAFRAHARTVEQVKASSVEILTKAEVTALIGDPDLEKVEVTVDGEPSLRPAQAVIAALGFVADLGPLQEWGIETHKRHLVVDSSMRTNLERVFAAGDITDYDGKVRLIAVGFGEAATAVNNAAVVIDPTAHVFPGHSSEGA
- a CDS encoding MlaD family protein, which codes for MSRGVRIRLAVFVVLSAIGITYVAATYLGIVDRATGRNIEVTATLPGSGGLFEGSEVTYRGVKIGRVSRMTPTEEGVEVGISLEEDTKLPVDSEIFVHNLSAVGEQYLDFQPASDSAPYAEDGTTFVGTADSLPVDEGDLLVDIDRFVNSVDHENLRVAVEELGLLFGDTGRDLQRLLDNGSEFIAEASEHTDETIALLENGLTVLRTQRDEKENVRAFARDLAVVTSMLRGSDKNLRKVLRDTPGAATEIRALLEDLEPTLPILLSDLTGMGQIVSTYLPGVEHLLILFPTFMAGGPTGSTRDGWGHINVQMDYSVPPCTDGYKPHEQWNNPHDTRDHELYPAKCNSPMPFNPRGSKYAPGLHLDPTASPGRVYSGTYDATTGRVHGAVDANGNPVEVRAPADLSVLGGDAWKWMLVGPVAGP
- a CDS encoding pyridoxamine 5'-phosphate oxidase family protein, with amino-acid sequence MAGNRDAVKLNDDEVAAMLAENLKVQVASNGPDGVPHLTTLFYIVRDGKIAFWTYGRSQKIRNLERDPRVTALVEDGVDYFELRGISIQGRAEIVRDYDGIFSIGSEVATRMLGAESFEALGDFGRETVEKQATKRVAVVIHPEKVATWDHRKLV
- a CDS encoding glucose 1-dehydrogenase, coding for MGRLDNKVAIVTGGAQGQGAEIVRRFVAEGAKVVVADVAKEPGQALADELGEAAHFAAHDVSDAASWATLVDDANERFGPVNVLANNAGILRFGDIERMPGDEVELLWRVNQLGTFLGMQAVTRTMRKNGGGSIINASSIEGLAGMPSCTAYAATKWAIRGMTKCAAMELGPKGIRVNSVHPGMIDTPMTRVHGGDAAMEFGASKVPLGRVGYPEDVAPLYVFLASDESAYINGAEISVDGGVTSTHAFGA
- a CDS encoding ferredoxin, translating into MTTRIKVDFDLCESNAMCEALAPDVFELDDDDFLQLNTDEVTDENRQRVEQAAAACPRAAISLVEDNE
- a CDS encoding Rieske 2Fe-2S domain-containing protein, translating into MKPTLSMVPTGWFQVAWSSEVPVGAVHRMSYFGRDLVAWRTESGAVTVMDAYCEHLGAHLGYGGTVVGEVIQCPFHGWQWSTAGRNVCVPYEDRPNIGKKIRTFPTVERNEAVYIWHDVERRAPYFDVPDVFTSWDDEVSADDYHPAYPGSHLFEQGLELHPQYVMENGVDFAHFKYVHKVPIVPVFTRHDFDEPVSYVDFTITFDDSVGSIDDVNSGVHAINAGIGLAVTKSWGMIDNRTCLAVTPVDDATCDVRFSVWTRRRTDLDEDRSLELARKEARGVIEQVEADLVIWSHQKYADPAALSRGEYPGFTALRTWAEQFYPAPA
- a CDS encoding 3-oxoacyl-ACP reductase, yielding MSEQTSLDGKVAIVTGAGAGLGRAEALALADAGAKVVVNDLPGAGDDAVEEIRSRGGEATVVAGDVSERATADAMMTAAVEGFGRLDIVVNNAGMTRDRMLFNMSDEEWDAVIAVHLRGHFLLSRNAASYWRTRSKETGAPVDASVINTASEAFLGGSPGQPNYAAAKAGIAALTLSTARGLGRVGVRANAICPRARTAMTAEVFGEDTSGRAVDPYSPEHVAPLVAYLASPAAARVTGQVFVVYGGMVAVVAAPVVEQRFDASGDVWTADDLDKQLGGFFADRDPAVGFAADSIMQLKV